The Polyodon spathula isolate WHYD16114869_AA unplaced genomic scaffold, ASM1765450v1 scaffolds_1200, whole genome shotgun sequence region CCACATCACAACTCCAGGCTGGCCATGCCAACACCACACAACGGAATAGAACAGATGTGCGGTTACCCTGGCAGCAGAAAGCCTATAAACACCTAATAATCATGACATCATCCGCAGAATGTTTGTATAATTCTGAATCgtgaataaaaacaagtttactccagtgtgtttactttttaaacagctgaaggagggcttttgcccaaaaagtcctgaaaataagatctttaaaaaatcttttaaaccttgtgtacattttttaaaaacattttctttcatatatatatatatatatatatatatatatatatatatatatatatatatatatatatatatatatatatataatcacctcCAAAATGATTGGCACTCTTGAGAAAGATGAGCAAAACAGGCTGTACTGAGCACAGCACAGTAATGTGCTATATTGCAATTTTCCATGTGGAATACATTGTACTTTGTTAATAATttaagggaatcaaccaaaattacatatttctcaaattataatCATTTCCAAAAAAATGAAGTGTCACAATTCTTGGCCCCCTTGTTTTCAGTGCTTTGCTCACCCTCCTCCCCTTGCGAGGGTAACGGCACTGAGACTTCTTCTGTCAATGTtcatgagattggagaacacactGGAAGGGATCTTAGTCCATTCCTCCATGCAGAATCCTTCCAGATCCTTcatatccttcggtctgcgcttCTGGACTGCCcccttcaattcaaaccacaggtttctAATTGACTGGCAGGATTTCCTCAGTCACAATCCTGTCATTCAGAACGGGGAAGACAAGAGATCTGGGTTCAGGCGCTCAAAAGGGATTTCTGCTTCAAAGCCACGTTCCAGTGCTGGTGCATCAGCACATTATTCCAGTGAAATCTCTTTCCAGTGCATGAGATCCCAACAGCCCTGACTGACGCTTCACTGCTCCTTAAGAACCGTGTCCAACTGCGAAGAGACTCCTTCCAGTGCTGCTACATCGGACTCTACACTTTCCACCAGCGTGCGAATCTCTCCCGCCCGTACGCTTTTACACCCCTTCTGAATGCGAGTGAAACTCGACACAACGTCAAAGACATTCCAGACCAGAAAGGCTCCGTCGAGAACACCGAATCGTGTGCGCACTTTGGAGAGCAatgaagcagaagcagcagcatctgTAAGTAGGTCTGCAGCACCAAGACAAACTCTCGTTGAACAAGCGCTTTTTAAAACGGCCCCAGTGTGATCGTCATCTATTTCAGAAGCTGCTCCACAAGCAGCATTGTATGAATCACAAAGTGTGCTCATTTTAGACTGAAGGATCTCAAATTCCTCCTGTACTCTCCTGTTATAATCTCTAACACTTGAAGCCTTTACTATTTCCGTGGCGAGATGGGTGGCTCCTCCAGTCAAGGCAGTATAAACCCCTGTAGTGGCAGCTCCCAGTGTAACAGGAGCCAGAACCAGCCCTGCAAAGGCCATAGCGCCCCCTATCGCACAAAGAGAGCTCCCTACAGTCTTAGCAATGGTAGCCTGCTTGTTGACCTTGTCCAGTCTGTCAACAATTCTCTTGAGTTCTCGGAGGTGACCATCGATCAGCGGCTTCTCTTCTTTGAACAGCCGCACAAACTCCTTAGTCATCTGGAATGCTCTGAGGATTTCCTCCCTGCAAAGACCGGTTTATCCGTTAGAATGATTTTTAATACTGCaacattactgtaaataaatagagTGAATCACAGGTGTGTAAACAGAGTGATCGCAGGTGTGTAAACAGAGTGAATCACAGGTGTGTAAACAGAGTGATCGCAGGTGTATAAACAGAGTGAATCACAGGTGTGTAAATAGAGTGATCGCAGGTGTAAATATAGAGTGAATCACAGGTGCTTCGCTGCAGCT contains the following coding sequences:
- the LOC121309321 gene encoding apolipoprotein L domain-containing protein 1-like, which encodes MSDSDMDPTPGRRSSIDLPPNMPEEQDREEILRAFQMTKEFVRLFKEEKPLIDGHLRELKRIVDRLDKVNKQATIAKTVGSSLCAIGGAMAFAGLVLAPVTLGAATTGVYTALTGGATHLATEIVKASSVRDYNRRVQEEFEILQSKMSTLCDSYNAACGAASEIDDDHTGAVLKSACSTRVCLGAADLLTDAAASASLLSKVRTRFGVLDGAFLVWNVFDVVSSFTRIQKGCKSVRAGEIRTLVESVESDVAALEGVSSQLDTVLKEQ